The genomic window AATCGTGTGAAAAACCGGCCCGTGGCCGTAGGATTTGGCATCAAGACCCCGGAGCAGGCAGCCGAGGCGGGTGCGATAGGTGATGGCGTGATTGTGGGTAGCGCCCTGATAGATGTCATGGAACGTGAAGAAGGAGATGAGGAGAAGCTCCAGGCGGCTTGCCGCTATATCGAGTCTCTCCGCCGGGCGCTGGAAGGCTCAAAAGCCGCATCTTAATTTCGACTAATAATCTCCTGAACCAAGTAAAAGGAAAAGATCATGTCTGAAAGAACGCTTTACGACAAAATATGGGACAGCCATGTCGTCACCCGGCTCGAATCGGGCCAGTATCAGCTCTTCATCGGGCTGCATCTGATCCATGAGGTGACGACGCCGCAGGCATTCTCCTCTTTGAAGGAAAATGGCTCGAAAGTCGCTTTTCCCGAAAGAACCATTGCCACGGCGGACCACATTACGCCGACGCTCTCCCAGCTCAGGCCGTTCAAAGACGATCAGGCCGAGGCCATGATGTCTGCCCTTGAGCAGAATGTTGATGAGTTCGGAATTCGCTTCCTCAACTGGAGCACCGGCAAGCAGGGCATCGTCCACGTCATTGGCCCCGAGCATGGTCTCTCGCAACCGGGGCTGACCATTGCCTGCGGCGACAGCCACACCAGCACCCACGGGGCCATGGGCTCTCTGGGTTTTGGCATTGGCACCACCGAGGTGGGGTTTGTACTCGAAACGCAAACCCTCGTGCTCAATCGCCTGAAGGTTCACAGAATTAATGTTAACGGCAGCTTGAACAAGGGCGTTTTTGCCAAGGATGTTGTTTTAAGAATCATTCACGATCTTGGCATCAAGGGTGGCCTCGGGCAGGCCTATGAATATGCTGGCAGCGTTATAGAGGACATGGAGATGGAAGGGCGGATGACGGTGTGCAACATGAGCATCGAGGGCGGCGCCCGCATCGGCTACATCAATCCGGATGAGACGACCTACGATTATCTTGAGGGCAGGGAATTTACTCCCAAGGGAGATGATTTCGACCGCGCTTTGGAATACTGGAAATCCATCGCCTCGGATCCCGATGCTGTCTACGATCATGTGACGGATATCGAGGGTGAGTCGATTGAGCCGATGGTGACCTGGGGAATCAATCCCGGCCATTCGGTTGGCATATCGGAAAAACTTCCCGCCCCCGATTCATTTACGGGAGAGGACATCAAAACAGCCGAGCAGGGTTATGCCCATATGGCCCTCAAGCCGGGTGATGCCATTGCGGGAACGAAGATCGACGTTGCCTTCCTGGGCTCGTGCACGAACTCGAGGCTATCCGACATGCGCGAGGGGGCGAGGGTTCTCAAGGGAAATAAGGTGAACCCCAAGGTCAAGATGTTGGTCGTGCCGGGCTCTCAGCAGATTAAAGCCCAGGCCGAGAGTGAGGGGCTTCACGAAATATTCCAGGAGGCCGGGGCCGAATGGCGCGAGGCGGGCTGCTCGATGTGCCTGGGTATGAACGAGGATAAATTGGTGGGGACCGAGAGAAGCATTTCGACTTCAAACCGAAATTTTATCGGGCGGCAGGGAAGCCCTCGCGGGCGGACACATTTGGGCAGCCCGGCCATGGTTGCGGCCTCCGCGATAGAGGGATGCCTTTCTAATCCGGCAGAAATGGTGGGTAACTAAAATGACCGACGAAATCAGAGAAATTAAGGGCCGAGGATTGCCTTTGCCCGGCGACGATATCGATACTGACCGTGTTACGCCGGCGCGTTTTTTGACGGCACTGACGTTCGTGGGGATGGAGAAGGCGCTATTTTGCGATGAGCGCGAGAATACGGCCGATCATCCAATTGATAACCCGGATTACACGGGCGCGAAGATTTTGTTTGTGGGCAAGAATTTCGGTTCCGGCTCATCGCGGGAGCACGCCCCTCAGGCGATCAAGCGCTTTGGCATTGATGCCATTGTCGGGGTTTCTTTTGCCGAAATATTTGCGGGAAACTCTTTGGCCATTGGCATGCCGTTGATGACAGCCTCGACCGAGGATGTGCAGAAACTTGTCGCGCATACCCAAAAGAATCCAAAAACCGAGTATACGGCCAGTATCGAAAATCTGACGCTCACATACGGAGAAAAGAGCATCAAAGTTGAAATGCTTGAGGAGAGGCGTCAGTCATACCTCAAGGGAAACTGGAACGTCGTGGCGATTCTACGGTCCAATCTCCCCCAGGTGAGAGAGGTGGCCGAAAAGCTACCTTACATACAAGAATTTAAGGCTTGATTCATGGGCCGGTATTTTTTCATGAGGATAAAAGAAATTGGCTAGCCATAAGATCGGAGTTATTCCCGGAGACGGGATAGGGCAGGAGGTAACCGCCCACGCACAAAAAATCCTTGAGACGGCAGGTGAGCGTTTTGGCGTTTCATTTGAGTTTCAGGAGGGTTTGGCCGGTGGGTCGGCCTATGACGCGGTGGGCGACCCGTTCCCAGTAGAGACCCAGGAATTATTGGCTGCAAGCGATGCTTGTCTCTTCGGCGCAGTAGGCGGCCCCAAGTGGGATGATTTGCCGCGCGAAAAGCGCCCTGAGGCGGCGATTCTTGGGCTGCGCCAGAAGTTCAATCTGTTCGCGAACTTGAGGCCTGCCTCGATGTTTGCCCCCCTCCTGGATGCCTCGACGCTTAAGCCCGAGTGCGTTCGTGGGCTGGATCTTCTGGTTGTTCGCGAGGGCGTGGGCGGCATCTATTTCGGCGAGCCTAGAATGACCGAGCAGGTAAATTCAGATGAGGAGCGGGCTACCGATACGATGGTGTATTCCACATCGGAAATCAGGCGAATCGTTCGTGTGGGTTTCGAGATGGCCTCGGTGCGCCGGAAAAAATTGCTGTCCGTGGACAAGGAGAATGTTCTTGAGACGAGTCGCCTATGGCGAAGGGTGGCGGCAGAGGTGGCCAAGGATTTTCCCGATGTCGAGGTCTCGCATATGTATGTGGATAACGCCGCGATGCAGCTTATCCGGGATCCACTTCAGTTCGACGTTATTGTTACGGGAAACATGTTCGGAGATATTTTGAGCGATGCGGCATCGATGCTCACTGGCTCGATTGGCATGCTCTCGTCCGCGAATT from Nitrospinaceae bacterium includes these protein-coding regions:
- the leuC gene encoding 3-isopropylmalate dehydratase large subunit, which codes for MSERTLYDKIWDSHVVTRLESGQYQLFIGLHLIHEVTTPQAFSSLKENGSKVAFPERTIATADHITPTLSQLRPFKDDQAEAMMSALEQNVDEFGIRFLNWSTGKQGIVHVIGPEHGLSQPGLTIACGDSHTSTHGAMGSLGFGIGTTEVGFVLETQTLVLNRLKVHRINVNGSLNKGVFAKDVVLRIIHDLGIKGGLGQAYEYAGSVIEDMEMEGRMTVCNMSIEGGARIGYINPDETTYDYLEGREFTPKGDDFDRALEYWKSIASDPDAVYDHVTDIEGESIEPMVTWGINPGHSVGISEKLPAPDSFTGEDIKTAEQGYAHMALKPGDAIAGTKIDVAFLGSCTNSRLSDMREGARVLKGNKVNPKVKMLVVPGSQQIKAQAESEGLHEIFQEAGAEWREAGCSMCLGMNEDKLVGTERSISTSNRNFIGRQGSPRGRTHLGSPAMVAASAIEGCLSNPAEMVGN
- a CDS encoding isopropylmalate isomerase → MTDEIREIKGRGLPLPGDDIDTDRVTPARFLTALTFVGMEKALFCDERENTADHPIDNPDYTGAKILFVGKNFGSGSSREHAPQAIKRFGIDAIVGVSFAEIFAGNSLAIGMPLMTASTEDVQKLVAHTQKNPKTEYTASIENLTLTYGEKSIKVEMLEERRQSYLKGNWNVVAILRSNLPQVREVAEKLPYIQEFKA
- the leuB gene encoding 3-isopropylmalate dehydrogenase, coding for MPGDGIGQEVTAHAQKILETAGERFGVSFEFQEGLAGGSAYDAVGDPFPVETQELLAASDACLFGAVGGPKWDDLPREKRPEAAILGLRQKFNLFANLRPASMFAPLLDASTLKPECVRGLDLLVVREGVGGIYFGEPRMTEQVNSDEERATDTMVYSTSEIRRIVRVGFEMASVRRKKLLSVDKENVLETSRLWRRVAAEVAKDFPDVEVSHMYVDNAAMQLIRDPLQFDVIVTGNMFGDILSDAASMLTGSIGMLSSANLNDTGFGVYEPVHGTAPDIAGQDKANPIAAIMSAAMLCRYSLKRTDMADTIEAAVAQALDEGLRTPDIHTPGTTLVGCAAMGERITEILGG